A window of Tachyglossus aculeatus isolate mTacAcu1 chromosome 21, mTacAcu1.pri, whole genome shotgun sequence genomic DNA:
agtgctctgcacatagtaagcgctcaataaatacgattcattgattgattgattgatagctagcTGCTGGAGGTGGTCGCCTCCCCGGCAGTGAATGGGCCGCTCCCAGGGCCGGCCGCCGTGGTTGCGGTTGGTGTGGCTCACTACATAGTCAGTTGCCggggctcttccccgctcccgcGGGCTTACGAGACCTTTCTCTCAGGGCTCCTCGCGGGCCGGGTTTCCCGACTCAACCTCCCCCAGTCCAAACCGGGGGCTACCAGCCGACCCAGAGGCTGGTCGGGACTAGAAAGGGAGCCTCTTCCAGGAGCAttgcctagtcaatcaatcagtcgtatttattgagcgcttactgtgtgcacacttgggaagtccaagttggcaacatgtagagacagtccctacccaacagtgggctcacagtctaaaaggactcaatcaatcaatcaatcgtatttattgagcgcttactgtgtgcagagcactggactaagcgcttgggaagtccaagtgggcaacatatagagacggtccctacccaacagtgggctcacagtctaaaaggactcaatcaatcaatcaatcgtatttattgagcgcttactgtgtgcagagcactgtactaagcgcttgggaagtccaagtgggcaacatatagagacagtccctacccaacagtgggctcacagtctaaaaggactcaatcaatcaatcaatcgtatttattgagcgcttactgtgtgcagagcactggactaagcgcttgggaagtccaagtgggcaacatatagagacggtccctacccaacagtgggctcacagtctaaaaggactcaatcaatcaatcaattgtatttattgagcgcttactgtgtgcagagcactgtactaagcgcttgggaagtccaagttggcaacatctagagacggtccctacccaacagtgggcttacagtctaaaaggactcgtGACTGTGGAGTTCACACGGGCCTGGTGGTTCCCCTCCAGGGTCGCCGGGACCcccccaaaagagaagcagcgtggcctattggatagagcaccagcccgggagtcacaggttcatgggtcctaatcccggctcccctaccttgggcaagtcactttacttctctgggcctcggttacctcctctggaaaatgggaaatgagccccacgtgggacagggactgtgttcaacttgtacttcccaagcgcttagtacagtgctctgcacacagtaagcgctcaataaatacgattgatgatgacaataataataatgatggcatttattaagcgcttactaggtgcaaggcactgttctaagcgctggggaggttacaaggtgatcgggttgtcccacggggggctcacagtcttcacccccattttccagatgaggtcactgaggcacagggaagtgaagtgacttgcccaaagtcacacagctgacaattggcggaggcgggatttgaacccatgacctctgactccaaagccagggctctttccactgagccacgctgcttctctggttaatgatgatgatgatgatgtccaacccgattcgcttgtctccaccccagtgcttagtacagtgcctggcacgtagacagcacttaacaaatgccgtaataattattattactaggcccggCAGACCCCTCGGCCCCAAACCAGGAGGAGGCCCGGAGGCGGGCGCCCCAGGGCAGCTGAGCCtggccagaagcagtgtggctcagtggaaagaccccaggcttgggagtcggagggcatgggttcgaatcccggctccgccgcaagtctgctgggtgaccttgggcaagtcacagaacttctctaagcctcagttacctcatctgtaacatgggggtgaagactgtcagccccacgtgggacaccctgatcaccttgtatcccccccagcgcttagaacagtgcttcacacagagtaagcgcttaacaaatgccatcattattatttggggggcccaagtcacacaacttctctgagcctcagttacctcatctgtaacatgggggtgaagactgtcagccccacgtgggacgccctgatcaccttgtatcccccccagcgcttagaacagtgcttcacacagagtaagcgcttaacaaatgccatcattattatttggggggcccggcctctcccagcccctggaATGCTCGGGAATGCTCGGCCCAGGCTGGACGTCGAGGAGGACCCAAGctggcctggtcctgggcctgtaGGGGTCTAGCCCAGCCCAGTTGGCGTCCAGTACCGGAACACCGCGCAACTGAAAGTGGCCCACAATCTGCTTCCAGGCTGTGCTGCCCTTCTGCTttcttaagaccgtgagccccgggtaggacgcggactgtgtccaaccagattaacttgtatcatcatcatcaatcgtatttattgagcgcttactgtgtgcagagcactggactaagcgcttgggaagtacaaattggcaacatacagagacagtccctacccaacttgtatctgccccagcgcttggcacatcgaAAGCCCTTAACACGCaccataatatattattattattaataatgatgacggtatttgttaagcgcccttAACACGCACCatactaaattattattattaataatgatgacggtatttgttaagcgcttactctgtgcaaagcactgttctaagcgccgggggggatacaaggtgatcgggttgtcccacgtggggctcacagtcttaatcaccatttgacagaggagggaactgaggcccagagaagtgaagtggctcgccccaaagccacacagctgacaattggcggagccgggatttgaacccatgacctctgactccaaagcccgggctcttcccactgaaccacgccgcttctcttattattattattagccaattcAACATCCGTTCAGCGGCATCCCAAAAAGCGGGATTGCGGGGAAGTGGCCAAATTCAACTCCGGTCCAACCAGGTGGGCTtgggctttggcctggccctgggGGCTCGGGGCCTCGCTCactggaaaacagcatgggctttggagtcagaggtcgtgggttcaaatcccggctccgccacttgtcagctgtgcgactttgggctagtcacttcacttctctgggcctcagttccctcgtgggtaaaatggggattaagaccgtgagccccacgtgggacaacctggtcaccttgtaacctccccagcgcttagaacagtgcttggcacacagtaagcgcttaataaatgccatcattattattattattaccccgtccGGTCTTCACGGGGCTTGTAGGTGTTGGGATCTGAAGGCCGGGCCTGGCCCAGACTAGACTGTCGGTGATACTCTTCCCTAGAACCAGTCACAACTCAACACTGAGTTGCTGGAAGTTCTtctgtttcttctttcttttttttaatggcatttgttaagcgcttactatgtgtcacacactgtcccAAAGGAACCCTGAGAACCCACAGCGTTTCCTTGCCGTTTTCCCGCACGTCTCTCCGGCGTCGGCTTCGGTGGAAGGGGGAGTGCTCCATTAGGGACGGGGCCTCCTTTCAGACCCGGTTTCTGGCTCTTGGCCTTCAGCGGGTCCTGAGAGAGTGTAGCGTTCTAAGCGATAAAAAAAGAGGCAACATTTTCGTGCTCCACACGCTGTTCCTTGCGCCCCCGTGAAGGGGCCGTGACCGGGAAGCCATCTGTAGATTATCCGGAATCCGTTACCCACCAGAATCTCTAAAGCCAGGGGCGTTCCAGAGCCGGTGAATTTTGGGGTCCCTGCTCTCTCGCTTCCCCTGAAATTCCCCCTCCCTGAAAATCTCTAGCTTGGAGACAtcgccctctccccctcgttgccttttccctcccctcctcaatgatcatcatcatcatcaatcgtatttattgagcgcttactgtgtgcagagcactgtactgagcgcttgggacgtacaaattggcaacataatgatgtgcatctggctttatttctacttgttctgatgactcgacacctgtccacatgttttgtttccttgtctgtctcccccttctagactgtgagcccgttgttgggtaggggaccgtctctatatgttgccaacttgggcttcccaagcgcttagcacgatgctctgcacacagtaagtgctcaattaatacgattgaatgaatgattgaactccCGTTGCATCTTTCTACCCCCCACTTAGCTCTTTCCTCCCCCGAGAAAATCGGTTGTAGTCACCAGCTGCTTTGCTGCCTCTGTCTCCGAAGTCGGCCGAAGTCCGGCGTTCATCTCGCACTCCTTCTCCCAAACTCGGCCACCAAGGCCTCTCCCAGGGCCCCTGGGATCCTCCGTCCCGGGACCAGCTGGACTTTGCAATCCCCCACCCCAGAGCCATCCGGGTCCCACTGTCCTCCCCAACTTTtgcctgcttcccctcccaagaagcagctgagaagcagcgtggctcagtggaaaagagccggggctttggagtcagacgtcatgggttcaaatcccagctccgtccattgtcagctgtgtgacatggggcaagccacttctctgggcctcagtgacctcacctggaaaatggggatgaagactgtgagcccccctgtgggacaacctgatcaccctgtaacctccccagcgcttagactagctctttgcacatagtaagcgcttaataaatgccgtcattattattattatgattctaacCGAAGGCGCTGATGGGGCTCTGTCCCTCCTCGGCCCTCGGCCAGCCGGGCTCGAGGAGCGGCTCCCAAAAAGCCCCtgtttttctccccccacccgcaGCCGGTGTTGCCCCACACAGctgtctgcctgctgtgtggggaggcagggaaggaggacacggtggagggagaggaggagaaattcaCGCTGAGCCTCATGGAGTGCACAATCTGCAATGAGATCGTCCACCCGGGCTGCCTCAAGGTGAGGATCCCCCGGGGGGCCCCGAGGACCGCGTCCCGGGGGgccggagaggggaaagaggaactgGGTTTGGGCCGGGAGTACGGGGAGGCAAGGGGGGCCGAGTGGGAAGAGTCCCGGGACTTGgatcccaatcccggctccgccacttgtccgccgtgcgaccttgggcgaggcgCTTTACTTCTCCGAGCtccggtttcctcgtctgtaaaatggggatttaatacttttagactgtgagcccgctgttgggtagggactgcctctatatgttgccaatttgtacttcccaagcgcttagtacggtgctctgcacatagtaagcgctcaataaatacgattgatgatgatgaatacctgttgtccctctcccTGAGAATATAAGcccgtgaggggcagggaccgtgtcccacctgatggtCCCGTATCTACCCactgcagcgcggctcagtggaaagagcccgggctcgggagtcagaggtcatgggttctaatcctgcctctgccacttgttggctgtgtgaccttgggcaagtcacttcacttctctgggcctcagttacctcatctggaaaatggggattaagaccgtgagccccacttgggacaatctgattacctcgtatccaccccagcgcttagaacagcgttttgcacgtagtaagcgcttaacaaatgccatcattattattattattgttcagtcacttaacttctctgtgcctccgttacctcatctttagaatgaggattaagactgtgagccccacgtgggacaatctgattacctcgtatccaccccagtgcttagaacagtgttttgcacgtagtaagtgcttaacaaatgccatcattattattattattattgttcagtcacttaacttctctgtgcctcagttacctcatctttaaaatggggattaagactgtgagccccacgtgggacaatctgattacctcgtatccaccccagcacttagaacggtgttttgcacatagtaagcgcttaacaaatgccatcattattattattattattattgttaagtcacttaacttctctgtgcctccgttacctcgtctttaaaatggggattaagactgtgagccccacgtgggacaatctgattacctcgtatccaccccagcgcttagaacagtgttttgcacatactaagtgcttaacaaatgccatcattattactattattattgttcagtcacttaacttctctgtgcctgagttacctcatctgtaaaatgaggatgaagactgtgagccccccttgggacaacctgatcaccttgtaacctccccagcactttgaacggtgctttgcacatagtaagtgcttaataagtgccatcattattattatcatcatcatcccagggcttaggtagtcagtcagtcgtatttattgagcgcttaccatgttctgagcactgcactaagcacttgggactgcaagctcgttgtgggcagggaatgtgttgtagtattgtatcaatcaatcaatcgtatttattgagcgcttactgtgtgcagagcactgtactaagcgcttgggaagtccaagttggcaacatatagagacaatccctacccaacagtgggctcacagtctaaaagggggagacagagaacaaaaccaaacgtattaacaaaataaaataaatagataaataaataaataaataaataaataaataaataaaataaattgtactctcccaagcacttagtacagtgcttggcacccagtaagtgctcgataaatacaactgaatgaaatgaatgaatggaagagcacaatatatgaGACAAAGTCCCTGCTTAGCACGGCGGTCAGCCCTTAGGAGCcctttaagtgcttaaaagcgcTTTCAACCCAAGCACAGTTattctgattatcatcatcaatcgtatttattgagcgcttactatgtgcagagcactgtactaagctcttgggaagtccaaattggcaacatatagagacagtccctacccagcagtgggctcacagtctaaaagaagcagagaagcagcgtggctcagtggcaagagcccaggctttggagtcagaggtcatgggttcaaatctcggctccaccacaggtcagctgcgtgaccttgggcaagtcacttcacttctctgggcctcagttacctcatctgtaaaatggggattaagactgtgagccccccgggggacaacctgatcagcttgtaacctccccagcgcttagaacagtgctttgcacatagtaagtgcttaataaatgccattattattattattattataaaagagggCAGACTCTCTTGGGTTCGCCTCCATCCAtccgtctctccctgtctctctccttgcagatggggaaagctgagggTGTCATTAACACGGAGATCCCCAACTGCTGGGAATGTCCTCGCTGTACTCGTGAAGGCCGGACCAGCAAGGTAGTAAGGCGATCCGGACGAggcggaaggggagagggaggggaaggagacgggCCGGCCGCGGAGCTGCGGGCCGGGACCGCTTGGGCTCGGCCGGGAGAGCCCGGGCCGCGGGGGTCACCGGAGCAAGGCGCTTTGCCGATCGCCCCTTCTTTTCCCATCCCGTCTAGGACTCGGGGGAAGGGCCGGGCCGACGAAGGGCCGACAACGGAGAGGAAGGGCCGGGACTGGGTGGCGGTTGGAAGCTGACGGAGGagccgccccttcccctcccccgccgcAAAGCGCCGCCCCCCCCGGGGGCCCCCCAGGAGGACGGACCCGGACCCCACAAGCGGAAGGAGCGAGAGGCCGGgagtgagccccccacccctagGAAGAAGGTGAGGGGCGAGGACCCTTGCTCGCCAGCCTCTCGGCCGGAGAGGGGGACGCCGGGGGGATGCCGTGCCACGGGGGTGGAAGGGACGAGAGAAGGCGAGGCCGCACGCGGACTTCCAAGGGGACGCCTGGGAGCTGCCATTCTGGAACCGGAGCATCGCAGAGGGAAAGCGCGGGTCGTGGGGCGGGAATCCCGGAGCGATCCCGGAGGGCTGGTGGTCGACAACCGGAGAGAAGCGCCgggttgggagagaagggagcgagGGAGCGGACTCCGTTTCTTTCCGAGGTGAGAGGGAAGGCCCGGAAGGTAGAGAGAACGCGGGGAGCGAGAGGAGCGAGGACCTTTCCTCGGGAAGGAGCCAGCCGGCCGGAGCGTGGAGCAggaccctctagcctgtaagctcctcgtgggcagggaccgggtctACCGACCCTTTGGCaccgcgctctcccaagcgcccagcgcAGTGCCCCGCACGCGGGGgacgctcgataaatgccatcgatcgactGGGGGAACTCCAGGATCCGTGGTCCAGTTGACCCGGAGGGCGGGAGAGTGACTCGGTGGGGAGCGATGGGTAAGAGAGCTGGATGCCGTAGGAGCGGAGAGTCTAATTGGATTTCTTTACTCCTCGACTCTTTCCCCACCCACCTACCCCGGCAGGTGAAAGGAGGACGAGAGAAGCACCTAAAGAAAGTGAGTGTGGAGCCTGACCGTAGTCCTTAGGAGAGGGCATCCGTCTGCGTGTGCCACGAGGGTCCTGGGGCTCAGATCCCGGCCTCTCCCCCTCCGGTCCGCCCCCAGtcagggggcgaggaggagaaatgaaagcCGAAGGGCTAGCCGGGCTCCTCGccgcctcctcccttctccctgctccaccGACCGTCCTCTTCCGCGGCCGCCGGGGCCCGATGGGAGCCAGGAAGCCTCTGGGTGGGGGTGAGCGCTAGAGGTCGAGGCAGCCGGGAGACCCCCGGCCGTCCCGCTCCTTGTCTCTCCTCCGAGATGAGGGGCCGTCGGGGCGAGGTTAGCGGGGGAGAAGGGTCAGGAGGCGGGGAGTAGGTGGCTCTTTCCCCTACGGCCCCGCTCCCCGCCGGCCCGAGCCCTAGGGACGGCCCGGTTTCCCTTCTGTTGCCGGGCCAGGCGAGGCGGGCCTGctgacctccctttcctctgctcccccccgcccgcccccgccttCTCCCTTCCCCGGCAGAAGCCGAAGCCCCCTTCGGCGTCCCCCGAAGGCCCGGCGGCCCCGACCCCGTCGCCCCAGCGGGAGAAGCTGGAGCGCTTCAAGCGCATGTGTCAGCTCCTGGAGCGGGTGCCGGACacctcgtcgtcctcctcggaCTCGGACTCGGACTCGGACTCGTCCGCCACGTCCCTGAGCGAGGACGAGGCCCCCGGCGAGGCCCGCAACGGGCGGCGGCCCCCCCGGGCCAACTCGGGAGAGAAGGAGAACCGAGGCGGGCGGCGGGCCTggcggcccggggggggggggacccttgCTGAGCTGGCCCCTGgggccggccccgccgccgcggCCCCCGCAGCTGGAGCGCCACGTGGTGAGGCCCCCGCCCCGCAGCCCCGAGCCCGACACGCTGCCCTTGGCGGCGGGGCCCGACCACCCCCTGCCCCGGGCGGCCTGGCTCCGGATCTTCCAGCACCTGGGGCCCCGGGACCTGTGCGTCTGCATGCGCGTCTGCCGCACCTGGAGCCGATGGTGAGTGGTCCCGGCAGCCGGGCCGCGTcccggcggggcgggcgggccctccaactcgatcaatcgatcgatcgatcgatcatatttatcgagcgcttcctctgCGCAGAACGCCGTCCCAAGCGCTTGCGCTCCTACGGGCCGCCGCGAAGGGCGGGCAGCGGACCCGACTGGAACGCGGTACTCAGGGCAGCCCGCCGGGAgtccgcgtggctcggtggaaagagcccgggctttggggtccgacgtcacgggttcgagtcccggccccgccaactgtcagctgggtgactttgggcaagtcccttcacttctccgggcctcggttccctcatctggaaaatgggggtgaagactgggagccccccgtgggacaccctcatcaccttgtaacctccccggcgcttagaacagtgcttggcacatagtaagcgcttaataaatgccatcaatcaatcgatcgtatttattgggcgcttactgtgtgcagagcactggactaagcgcttgggaagtacaagttggcaacatatagactgttatcatcaatcgtatttattgagcgcttactgtgtgcagagcactgtactaagcgcttgggaagtacaagttggcaaaatatagactattatcatcaatcgtatttattgagcgcttactgtgtgcagagcactgtactaagcgcttactgttaccattactattactattattaccccctcACCCGTCCTCCCCGAGAGTCGACCGCCACCAGTCCCTCCTGGACTGAGGCGGTGATGCTCAGAGCGGCGGCTGGCCAGGACCTCCCCCGGGCGATGTTAtcggtcaatcggtggtatttattgagcgcttaccgtgttgtggagcactgcactaggctttAGGGAGAGTACAGCCGAACAGAGTgggctgacacgttccctgcccacaacgagcttacagtttagaggggcaggCAGCCGTTATTGTAAATAAATGACGGCTatggacaggataataataataataatggcatttattaagcgcttactatgtgcaaagcactgttctaagtgctggggaggttacaaggtgatcaggttgtcccaaggtggggggctcagtctttatcgccgttttttacagatgaggtaactgaggcccagagaagtgaagtgacttgccgaaaagtcacacagctgacaattggcggagctgggattcgaacccatgacctctttcccctgagccacgctgcttctcagaagtgccgtggggctgagaaagaggtgggaaaagggaggaaatccaagggcgagggcgacgcggaaggtcacacgctcattcatttattcagtcgtatttattgagcgcttactgtgtgcagagcactgtactaagtgcttgggaaggacaagtcggcaacatatagagacggtacctacccaacagcgggctcacagaggaCGCCGTAACGCACTCATGCCAGACGACAGAGGCCAGAAGATACAAATTAAACTATGGCTGAAGTGACTTTGGCACCAAAGACAGATCCCTCTAGCTTCCGAAGggttcactcagtggtatttattgagcgcttactgtgtgcagagcactgtaccaggcgcttgtgAGAGGAAACTATAAGGCGCTCTTGCCAGACAGTGGAGGCTGGTAGGTCCAAACTAAACTGTGCCAGAGCTCTGTGCAGCCTCTGAAGGGATCGGTcacgcaatcgtatttatcgaagcagcgtggctcagtggatagagcatgggttttggagtcagaggtcatgggttcaaatcccggctccgccagctgtcagctgtgtgactttgggcgagtcactttactgctctgtgcctcagttccctcatctgtaaaatggggattaagactgtgagccccatgcgggacagggagaggacaccGTAACGCACTCATCTTAGACGACAGAGGCCAGAAGACCCAAATTAAACTATGGCCGAAGTGACTTTGGCACCGAAGACAGATCCCTCTAGCTTCCGAAGGGTTcactcactcagtggtatttattgagcgcttactgtgtgtagagcactgtactaggcgcttgtgaGAGGAAACTATAAGGCGCTCTTGCCAGACAGTGGAGGCCGGTAGGTCCAAACTAAACTGTGCCAGAGCTCTGTGCAGGCTCTGAAGGGATCGGTCACgcaatcgtacttcccaagcgcttagtacagtgctctgcacacagtaagcgctcactaaatacgactgaatgaatgaatgaatcgtatttatcgaagcagcgtggctcagtggaaagagcgtgggctttggagtccaaggtcatgggttcaaatcccggctccgccagctgtcagctgtgtgactttgggcgagtcacttcacttctctgggcctcagctccctcatctgtaaaatgggggtgaagactgtgagccccccgtgggaccacctgatcaccttgtaacctccccagcgcttagaacagtgctttgcacatagtaagcacttaataaataccatcattattattattattattgagtgcgtactaagGACCAGAAACCAACGGTAGGACCGTGGTCCTGGGGAACCTGTGATTCTTTTTCTCGAGAGCGGGTTTGGTGACTCGTCTGCTGTAacagttccttctagactgtgagcccgttgttgggtagggatcgtctctacatgtcgccaacttggacttcccagtgctccgcacacagtaagcgctcaataaataccaccgattgaccgaTAACATCGCCCGGGGGAGGTCCTGGCCAGCCGCCGCTCTGAGCATCACCGCCTCGGTCCAAGAGGGACTGGTGGCGGTCGACTCTCGGGGAGGACGGGTgagggggtaataatagtaatagtctatatgttgccaacttgtacttcccaagcgcttagtacagtgctctgcacacagtaagcgctcaataaatacgattgattgattgattgacggcatttattaagcgcttaatgaatggaatgaatgaacgacagggactacgtccgacccgatttgcttgtgtccaccccagcgcgtagtattcattcattcagccgtatttattgagcgcttactgtgcgcagagcactgtactaagcgctcgggaagggcaagttggcaacatatggagacggtcccctacccaacaacgggctcctcattttaata
This region includes:
- the FBXL19 gene encoding LOW QUALITY PROTEIN: F-box/LRR-repeat protein 19 (The sequence of the model RefSeq protein was modified relative to this genomic sequence to represent the inferred CDS: deleted 1 base in 1 codon), encoding MSSSGRGPGAGARRRRTRCRRCRACVRTECGDCHFCRDMKKFGGPGRMKQSCLLRQCTAPVLPHTAVCLLCGEAGKEDTVEGEEEKFTLSLMECTICNEIVHPGCLKMGKAEGVINTEIPNCWECPRCTREGRTSKDSGEGPGRRRADNGEEGPGLGGGWKLTEEPPLPLPRRKAPPPPGAPQEDGPGPHKRKEREAGSEPPTPRKKVKGGREKHLKKKPKPPSASPEGPAAPTPSPQREKLERFKRMCQLLERVPDTSSSSSDSDSDSDSSATSLSEDEAPGEARNGRRPPRANSGEKENRGGRRAWRPGGGGPLLSWPLGPAPPPRPPQLERHVVRPPPRSPEPDTLPLAAGPDHPLPRAAWLRIFQHLGPRDLCVCMRVCRTWSRWCYDKRLWPRMDLSRRKSLTPPMLSGVVRRQPRALDLSWTGVSKKQLMWLLNRLQGLQELVLSGCSWLSVSALGSAPLPALRLLDLRWIEDIKDSQLRELLLPPPDTKPGQTESRGRLQGVAELRLAGLELTDASLRLLLRHAPQLSALDLSHCAHVGDPSVHLLTAPTSPLRETLVHLNLAGCHRLTDHCLPLFRRCPRLRRLDLRSCRQLSPEACARLAASGPPGPFRCPEEKLLLKDS